Proteins from a genomic interval of Methanohalophilus levihalophilus:
- a CDS encoding orotate phosphoribosyltransferase-like protein: MKNIDELIQKAVELQANGLVTGEIANELNVSRDTVTWLLARAKRGAASPAAPKDISVNWSNIGKSSYRLRYISQALCDMVLESLSESGETVDMVVGIGLSGVPMATIMAEELGADFAIFHGYDNRKEKENQRGIFSRNFGNVAGKNCVVVDDVISSGSTTTDVCKQLKDSGAKPVSIAVILDKKNADHIEGVPVNALVHIVRVD, from the coding sequence ATGAAGAATATTGATGAATTAATACAGAAAGCAGTTGAACTGCAGGCAAACGGTCTGGTTACCGGGGAAATTGCCAATGAGTTGAATGTTTCAAGGGACACTGTTACATGGCTTCTTGCGAGAGCAAAAAGAGGCGCTGCATCACCTGCTGCACCAAAGGATATTTCCGTAAACTGGAGTAACATCGGTAAAAGCTCATACCGTCTCCGATACATTTCCCAGGCACTTTGCGACATGGTTCTTGAGAGCCTTAGTGAAAGCGGTGAAACCGTAGATATGGTTGTGGGAATCGGACTCAGCGGAGTGCCCATGGCAACAATCATGGCAGAGGAACTCGGCGCTGATTTTGCGATATTCCACGGTTATGATAACCGGAAAGAAAAGGAAAACCAGAGAGGCATTTTCAGCAGGAATTTCGGAAACGTTGCCGGAAAGAACTGTGTGGTTGTTGATGATGTAATTTCATCCGGTTCCACAACAACCGATGTATGCAAACAGTTAAAAGACAGCGGTGCAAAACCTGTCTCAATTGCCGTCATTCTCGACAAGAAGAATGCTGACCACATAGAAGGCGTTCCTGTAAACGCTCTTGTTCATATCGTAAGGGTTGATTGA
- a CDS encoding NOB1 family endonuclease, protein MKIFVADTAVFINRYRKNAPFVTVPGVVEELRSRESSIEGLLAIESGARVEQPDPETVAEIHQMAKNTRDIEELSGTDIDILAKALEYRDKAVLLTDDYAVQNVALLLGIEVKPVSQKKIKDRIIWGKRCIGCRRKFDSGDECPVCGSALKKTRKRKV, encoded by the coding sequence ATGAAAATCTTCGTGGCGGATACTGCAGTTTTTATCAACAGGTACCGGAAAAATGCCCCATTTGTAACTGTTCCGGGTGTTGTTGAAGAATTAAGAAGCAGAGAATCCAGCATTGAAGGTTTACTGGCAATTGAAAGCGGAGCAAGGGTTGAACAGCCTGACCCGGAAACGGTAGCAGAAATCCACCAAATGGCCAAAAATACCAGGGACATTGAGGAGTTATCAGGAACGGATATTGATATTCTTGCCAAGGCTTTGGAGTATAGGGATAAAGCTGTACTCCTGACAGATGATTATGCAGTACAGAATGTTGCATTGCTTCTCGGAATAGAAGTAAAGCCGGTTTCACAAAAGAAAATCAAAGATCGTATTATATGGGGAAAACGTTGCATCGGGTGCAGGAGAAAGTTTGACAGCGGAGATGAATGCCCGGTTTGTGGGTCGGCCCTGAAAAAAACCCGCAAAAGAAAAGTATAA
- a CDS encoding ATPase domain-containing protein, whose translation MEETVSHIKGLDEILEGGLNKPSAILIAGAAGTGKTTMVMQSLFLAEKKGEVCMYVTSDTDPSSMVHNFLTGMSFYNVSLLSKGNIHQVPINTEALDRGIYSFMWNLEESIEKIRPDRIVIDPINAIGCSFDLDARRRFYYDLFQRTKKWGALVLITAELTEEELAGSELSHVVDGIIQLSNDKRSSRRNRHLEILKLRGQEYIPGKHLFSITGDGINVLPRGRDIVSEIRETTTTGIPGLDDMTSGGIPKNSSTLLCGDTGIGKTTFGLQYVCSGAEAGENAIFVSFDENANRLKSMASAIGLDMGKLVEDELVTVLEEKSYSFEIPKHIAKLEELIESTGATRVFVDDLERYLENLGEEGFDYIRCLAATLKNRNVTSIFAIAERANSNSGKAFQMDNKISLNYVKSKAGIKRSLMIQKLAHGIPDDKLRELTIKSDGIEIMGELSPDFLF comes from the coding sequence ATGGAAGAAACTGTTTCCCACATAAAAGGGCTTGATGAAATACTTGAAGGAGGTTTAAACAAACCTTCCGCCATCCTGATAGCCGGTGCAGCCGGAACCGGAAAAACAACGATGGTAATGCAGTCCCTTTTCCTTGCTGAAAAGAAAGGAGAAGTCTGTATGTATGTGACATCCGATACTGACCCCTCATCAATGGTTCACAACTTTCTTACCGGGATGAGCTTCTATAATGTTTCTTTGCTTTCAAAGGGAAATATCCATCAGGTTCCAATCAACACGGAAGCCCTTGACAGGGGCATATACTCTTTTATGTGGAATCTAGAGGAATCAATTGAAAAAATACGTCCTGATCGCATCGTAATTGACCCAATAAATGCAATCGGATGTAGCTTTGATCTTGATGCGAGAAGACGTTTTTATTACGATCTCTTCCAGAGGACGAAGAAATGGGGTGCACTTGTTCTTATTACGGCTGAACTTACAGAAGAAGAGTTAGCCGGAAGTGAACTCAGTCATGTAGTAGACGGCATAATCCAGCTTTCAAACGACAAAAGGAGTTCCAGGAGAAATCGGCATCTTGAGATCTTAAAACTGCGTGGTCAGGAGTACATTCCCGGAAAACATCTGTTTTCAATAACCGGGGATGGAATTAATGTCTTACCCCGGGGCAGGGACATTGTTTCAGAAATCAGAGAGACAACTACGACAGGGATTCCCGGACTTGACGATATGACATCCGGCGGCATCCCTAAAAACAGTTCCACTTTACTCTGTGGGGATACAGGAATTGGAAAAACAACATTTGGCCTCCAATATGTTTGCTCCGGAGCTGAAGCCGGGGAAAATGCAATCTTTGTTAGCTTTGACGAGAATGCGAACAGGCTCAAAAGCATGGCTTCTGCAATTGGACTGGACATGGGAAAATTGGTAGAGGATGAATTGGTTACTGTTCTTGAAGAAAAGTCTTACTCATTTGAAATACCAAAGCACATTGCAAAACTGGAAGAACTCATTGAAAGTACCGGAGCAACACGGGTTTTTGTAGATGATCTGGAAAGGTATCTGGAAAACCTGGGAGAGGAAGGATTTGATTACATCCGTTGTTTGGCTGCGACCCTCAAAAACAGAAATGTTACATCTATTTTTGCTATCGCTGAAAGAGCGAACAGCAATTCCGGAAAAGCATTCCAGATGGATAACAAAATATCCCTGAATTACGTTAAGAGCAAGGCCGGAATCAAGCGAAGTTTAATGATCCAAAAACTCGCTCACGGGATACCTGATGATAAACTGAGGGAGCTAACAATAAAATCTGATGGAATCGAAATCATGGGAGAATTATCCCCGGACTTCCTTTTCTGA
- a CDS encoding NAD+ synthase, protein MELVASKERIVEFIRTKCEEAGCGGVVVGLSGGIDSSLVAYLSAEALGPENVLGIHMPELNVTPAEDVLDATQVAGILGIEFKTIDISEIVESFLNNMPEGNPAESYANGNLKARIRMSILYYYANLARYLVGGTGNKTEILLGYYTKYGDGGVDIEPIGDLFKTEVRQMADILDIPADIINKPPSAALYVGQTDEEDLGLPYDTIDRILSLLLEGLDTNVVQSMVGVSAEEMHSLLVRIDSNLHKRKVPPIADLSDLRF, encoded by the coding sequence ATGGAACTTGTTGCCTCAAAGGAAAGGATAGTTGAATTCATTCGTACAAAGTGTGAAGAAGCAGGATGTGGTGGAGTTGTTGTTGGTTTAAGTGGGGGAATAGACTCCAGTCTGGTTGCATACCTTTCTGCGGAAGCACTTGGTCCTGAAAATGTTCTAGGAATACATATGCCAGAACTGAATGTTACGCCGGCGGAAGATGTGCTGGATGCCACACAGGTTGCCGGCATTTTAGGAATTGAATTCAAAACCATAGACATTTCCGAAATAGTCGAGTCTTTCCTGAACAATATGCCTGAAGGAAATCCGGCTGAGTCGTATGCCAATGGCAACCTGAAAGCCAGAATACGAATGTCTATCTTGTATTATTATGCAAATCTTGCAAGATACCTTGTGGGAGGCACAGGGAACAAAACAGAGATTTTGCTTGGCTATTACACAAAATATGGCGATGGCGGAGTTGATATCGAGCCGATTGGTGATCTTTTCAAAACTGAGGTTAGGCAGATGGCCGATATTCTGGACATTCCTGCAGATATTATTAACAAGCCACCATCTGCTGCTCTCTATGTTGGCCAGACAGATGAAGAAGACCTTGGTTTGCCTTATGATACTATTGACCGGATTCTTTCGTTGCTTCTGGAAGGACTGGATACAAATGTAGTTCAATCGATGGTGGGAGTTTCCGCTGAAGAAATGCATTCACTGCTGGTAAGAATCGATTCTAATCTCCACAAAAGAAAAGTTCCGCCAATTGCGGATCTCAGCGATTTGCGCTTCTGA
- a CDS encoding tRNA(Ile)(2)-agmatinylcytidine synthase, producing MIIAFDDTDSRNTGMCTTYLGALLFEELQQYGKITNEPLLIRLNPTIPYKTRGNAAVALQIETERPEEVISHVIERVEDFAQFQDENTNPGVVFIHAGQVESCREELANFFLETVRQVITIDRAKEIISRNKLEARGYKNGRGLIGALAASGAALAEKWDYTYELLAYRQPENWGTLRRVDDESVWKADNATYPETWDNVDMSNNLVVCVPHSVDPVLYGIRGKNKAAIRETADTIEGENTERTLLYRTNQGTDMHLIPASFIEDLQDLHSYTIQLKVTSIPHTIEGGHTFFQSTDERGNTIDCAAFEPTKNFRELVRKLIPEDIVVLSGSVKEGTFNIEKLEIKKLETKSELVNPTCSSCGKKMKSAGKNQGYRCRNCKTTASELEMVEIPRELEIGIYEVPPCARRHLSMPLIRRDKDGYIHPSR from the coding sequence ATGATAATTGCATTTGATGACACCGATTCCCGAAATACAGGGATGTGCACCACATATCTCGGAGCCCTGCTTTTTGAAGAGCTGCAACAATACGGTAAAATCACAAATGAACCACTACTTATCCGCTTGAATCCTACAATTCCTTACAAAACAAGGGGAAATGCAGCTGTAGCCCTGCAAATTGAAACTGAACGACCTGAAGAAGTGATTTCCCACGTAATAGAAAGGGTGGAAGATTTTGCACAATTCCAGGATGAGAACACAAATCCCGGCGTGGTGTTTATTCACGCTGGGCAAGTCGAAAGCTGCAGGGAAGAGCTTGCAAACTTTTTCCTTGAAACGGTTCGGCAGGTCATAACAATTGACAGGGCAAAGGAAATCATTTCAAGAAATAAACTTGAAGCACGTGGCTACAAAAACGGCAGGGGGTTAATTGGAGCACTTGCTGCATCTGGTGCAGCCCTTGCAGAGAAGTGGGATTACACTTATGAATTGCTTGCTTACAGGCAACCGGAGAACTGGGGAACTCTCCGCCGTGTTGATGATGAAAGTGTCTGGAAAGCGGACAATGCAACTTATCCTGAAACCTGGGACAATGTTGATATGTCAAACAATTTGGTTGTCTGTGTACCACATTCCGTTGATCCCGTTCTTTATGGCATCCGTGGAAAGAACAAAGCCGCCATCAGGGAAACTGCAGATACGATTGAAGGAGAGAATACCGAAAGAACTCTCCTATACAGGACAAACCAGGGAACGGACATGCACCTGATTCCGGCATCCTTCATTGAAGATTTACAGGATTTGCATTCCTATACCATTCAGTTGAAAGTTACATCAATTCCTCATACTATCGAAGGAGGGCATACCTTTTTCCAAAGCACTGACGAAAGGGGAAATACCATAGACTGCGCCGCTTTTGAACCAACCAAAAATTTCAGGGAACTTGTAAGGAAACTAATTCCAGAAGACATTGTAGTATTATCAGGCAGTGTCAAAGAAGGAACATTCAATATTGAGAAACTTGAAATCAAAAAACTTGAAACAAAATCTGAATTGGTAAACCCGACCTGCTCTTCCTGTGGAAAAAAGATGAAATCCGCAGGGAAAAATCAGGGATACAGGTGCCGCAATTGTAAAACAACAGCTTCTGAACTCGAAATGGTTGAAATTCCAAGGGAACTTGAAATCGGGATTTACGAAGTGCCTCCCTGTGCAAGAAGGCATTTGTCAATGCCACTTATCAGGAGAGACAAGGATGGATATATTCATCCATCAAGGTAA
- a CDS encoding transcriptional regulator — translation MTKDILIHQIIDVLDRADFVISNRCNIRPRSFDLAARKGDVLLFCKVLYNIDSLNEDTASEMRSLAEYLGGSPVLIGAKTRDQLLEDSVVYMRYDIPALNLQTLYDCFVEDVPPLVSAAPGGLYVSIDGDVLKEARSRMALSLGALATHLGVSRRTISKYEEGCMDASIDVVLQLEELLDVALARSIDILNRGLREERRDFELEKPAPSGDSILSFIQGLGYDVLSTDQAPFKAVSKDPSTIFLTGISEYSGSMLKRAHLMSSISEVTQTRSVYIIEGNSKYTSVENTVLIEKKELDSLSDSDELDTLIDERSKVSS, via the coding sequence ATGACAAAGGACATTCTGATACATCAAATAATTGATGTACTGGACAGAGCTGATTTTGTAATCTCCAACAGATGCAATATCCGTCCGCGAAGCTTTGATCTTGCTGCAAGAAAGGGTGATGTCCTTCTTTTCTGCAAGGTTTTATACAATATTGACAGCCTGAATGAGGATACGGCTTCTGAAATGAGGTCGCTGGCGGAATACCTGGGAGGTTCCCCGGTACTCATTGGCGCTAAAACACGGGATCAGTTGCTTGAGGACAGCGTAGTTTACATGAGGTATGACATTCCGGCTCTAAACCTGCAGACGCTTTACGACTGTTTTGTCGAAGATGTTCCTCCACTGGTTTCAGCAGCCCCCGGTGGACTTTACGTTTCAATTGACGGTGACGTGCTAAAGGAGGCCCGCAGCAGGATGGCTTTATCTCTTGGAGCTCTTGCAACACATCTGGGTGTTTCACGACGTACCATCAGCAAGTATGAAGAAGGGTGCATGGATGCTTCCATTGATGTAGTTCTCCAGCTTGAGGAATTGCTGGACGTAGCTCTTGCACGTTCCATTGATATCCTGAATCGGGGACTCAGGGAAGAAAGACGTGATTTTGAACTTGAAAAGCCGGCCCCCTCTGGTGATAGCATCCTGAGTTTTATCCAGGGTTTGGGTTATGATGTCCTGTCAACGGATCAGGCACCCTTTAAGGCAGTTTCCAAAGATCCTTCCACTATTTTCCTTACGGGAATCAGTGAATACAGTGGTTCAATGCTCAAGCGGGCTCACCTGATGAGCAGCATCTCCGAGGTTACACAAACCAGATCTGTATACATCATTGAAGGAAACAGCAAATACACTTCAGTGGAAAATACTGTTTTGATTGAAAAGAAAGAACTTGATTCACTTTCGGATTCTGATGAATTGGATACACTCATAGATGAGCGTTCCAAGGTTTCAAGTTGA
- the purN gene encoding phosphoribosylglycinamide formyltransferase, which produces MTLNIAVLVSGRGSNLQSIIDNIENGYIKDAAIRVVVSDKEDAYALERARNHGINAEFVDPSAFSDKDQYESRILEILDGYDVELLLLAGYMRLLGGGIVRHFKNRIINIHPALLPSFKGLHAQKQALEHGVKVAGCTVHFVDEDMDSGPIILQKCVPVLDDDTEDSLAERILREEHRIYPEAVKLYAEGRLDIKGRIVSIS; this is translated from the coding sequence ATGACTCTCAACATAGCAGTGCTGGTCTCCGGACGGGGCTCAAATCTCCAGTCCATAATCGACAACATTGAAAATGGTTACATCAAGGATGCTGCTATCCGTGTTGTTGTTAGCGATAAGGAAGATGCTTACGCGCTTGAGAGAGCCAGAAATCACGGCATTAATGCGGAATTTGTGGATCCGTCAGCTTTCTCCGACAAAGATCAATATGAGAGTCGTATTCTGGAGATTCTTGACGGCTATGACGTGGAATTGCTGCTGCTCGCAGGCTATATGCGGTTGCTGGGTGGCGGTATTGTTCGACATTTCAAAAACAGGATAATAAACATTCATCCTGCTCTTCTTCCTTCTTTTAAAGGGCTTCATGCACAAAAACAGGCTCTGGAGCATGGGGTAAAAGTTGCAGGCTGCACAGTTCATTTTGTAGATGAAGACATGGATTCTGGTCCTATTATCCTGCAAAAATGTGTTCCGGTACTTGATGATGATACAGAAGATTCCCTTGCAGAGCGGATTCTCAGGGAAGAGCACCGGATTTATCCTGAAGCTGTGAAATTGTATGCAGAAGGACGTCTTGACATTAAAGGCCGCATTGTTTCAATATCATAA
- the glyA gene encoding serine hydroxymethyltransferase, which yields MSYISEIDPEIEEALKQEAERQEFRLNLIASENYASRAVMEAQGSIMTNKYAEGYSGKRYYGGCQYVDVAEDLAIERAKEIFGAEHVNVQPHSGSGSNMAVYFSVLKPGDKIMSMDLSHGGHLSHGSPVSFSGQLYDIVPYGVDRETEELDYDALMEMAKKELPQMIVVGASAYSRIIDFKRFKEIADEVDAYLLADIAHIAGLVAAGVHPSPIPYADFVTTTTHKTLRGPRGGMIMCKEEYAKGVDKAVFPGIQGGPLMHTIAAKAVAFKEVLSTDFRKYQEQTIKNADALAGALIDRDFDIISGGTDNHLMLMDLNKFDITGKDGEAIMSKAGVIINKNAIPFETRGPFITSGLRAGTPAATTRGMKEEQMDDIAGFLDTVLRNPTDEKVLAEVSADVQQLCSDFPIYQNL from the coding sequence ATGTCTTATATTTCAGAAATCGATCCGGAAATTGAAGAAGCACTGAAACAGGAGGCAGAAAGGCAGGAATTCAGGCTTAACCTGATTGCCTCCGAAAATTATGCCAGCCGCGCAGTGATGGAAGCACAGGGTTCCATCATGACAAACAAGTACGCAGAAGGTTATTCTGGAAAGCGCTACTATGGCGGATGCCAGTATGTGGATGTTGCTGAAGATCTTGCAATTGAAAGGGCAAAAGAAATCTTTGGTGCAGAACACGTAAACGTACAGCCACATTCCGGTTCAGGTTCCAACATGGCAGTTTATTTCTCTGTCCTCAAACCCGGGGACAAAATCATGTCTATGGACCTCTCCCACGGTGGGCACCTTTCCCACGGAAGTCCTGTAAGCTTCTCAGGCCAGTTGTATGACATTGTACCTTACGGCGTTGACCGTGAAACAGAGGAACTTGACTATGACGCTCTCATGGAAATGGCAAAGAAGGAACTTCCGCAGATGATTGTCGTCGGAGCTTCCGCTTATTCAAGGATCATTGACTTCAAGCGCTTCAAGGAAATCGCCGATGAAGTGGATGCTTACCTGCTTGCAGATATTGCGCACATTGCCGGCCTCGTTGCTGCAGGTGTTCATCCAAGCCCGATTCCATATGCAGATTTTGTTACAACCACCACCCACAAGACCCTCAGGGGCCCTCGTGGTGGAATGATTATGTGTAAGGAAGAATACGCAAAAGGTGTTGACAAAGCTGTCTTCCCGGGAATCCAGGGCGGTCCGCTCATGCACACAATCGCAGCAAAAGCAGTTGCCTTTAAGGAAGTCCTTTCCACTGATTTCAGGAAGTACCAGGAGCAGACCATTAAGAACGCCGATGCACTTGCAGGGGCTCTCATTGACAGGGATTTCGATATTATTTCCGGTGGTACTGACAATCACCTTATGCTTATGGATCTTAACAAGTTCGATATCACCGGTAAAGACGGTGAAGCTATCATGAGCAAGGCAGGTGTTATCATTAACAAGAATGCGATTCCATTTGAAACTCGCGGACCATTCATCACAAGCGGTCTGCGCGCAGGCACTCCGGCTGCAACAACCCGCGGTATGAAGGAAGAGCAGATGGATGACATCGCAGGATTCCTTGACACAGTTCTCAGGAACCCAACTGATGAGAAGGTCCTTGCTGAAGTGAGTGCTGATGTCCAGCAGCTCTGCAGTGATTTCCCAATCTATCAGAATCTCTAA
- a CDS encoding tetrahydrofolate dehydrogenase/cyclohydrolase catalytic domain-containing protein, with protein MTDESRIIDGRALSKKIEEQVKSEVEGLKESTGVVPGLATILVGDDPASKMYVRLKHKACERVGINAEDQNLDASVSQKELLALIESLNSREDIHGILLQLPLPPQLDAEEAMQAIAPTKDVDGFHPCNVGNLLIGDEQLVPCTPAGIIKALDEYGVEIQGKNAVIIGHSNVVGKPMAAMLLNRNATVSVCHVFTDDLKRYTKEADILIVATGVKHLIKADMVKEGVVIFDAGITEEDGKVYGDVDFENVSKKASLITPVPGGVGPMTIATLLTHVTLAAKHFAGQRAHLYK; from the coding sequence ATGACAGATGAAAGCAGGATTATCGATGGCAGGGCTCTTTCAAAAAAGATTGAAGAGCAGGTGAAGAGCGAAGTTGAAGGCTTGAAAGAAAGCACAGGCGTTGTTCCCGGTCTTGCCACTATCCTCGTAGGAGATGATCCTGCTTCCAAAATGTACGTACGCCTTAAACACAAAGCATGCGAAAGGGTTGGTATCAATGCGGAAGATCAGAATCTTGATGCATCCGTTTCTCAGAAAGAGCTTCTTGCTTTGATTGAATCCCTTAATTCAAGGGAAGATATTCACGGTATACTTTTGCAACTTCCACTTCCTCCACAATTGGATGCAGAGGAAGCCATGCAGGCAATTGCTCCCACAAAAGATGTTGACGGTTTCCATCCCTGCAATGTCGGGAACCTGCTCATCGGGGATGAACAACTTGTTCCCTGTACGCCCGCCGGAATAATCAAGGCACTTGATGAATACGGCGTGGAAATTCAGGGCAAGAATGCGGTAATCATAGGTCACAGCAATGTGGTTGGGAAGCCCATGGCTGCAATGCTTCTAAACCGCAATGCCACGGTTTCAGTGTGCCATGTTTTTACTGATGATCTCAAGCGCTACACAAAAGAGGCGGATATTCTTATTGTTGCTACCGGAGTCAAGCACCTCATCAAAGCCGATATGGTTAAAGAAGGCGTTGTGATATTTGATGCCGGCATCACCGAGGAAGACGGCAAAGTTTACGGTGATGTTGACTTTGAGAACGTTTCAAAAAAGGCTTCTCTCATTACCCCTGTTCCGGGTGGCGTGGGTCCTATGACCATTGCAACTCTTCTTACACATGTCACGCTTGCCGCAAAGCATTTTGCAGGGCAGCGGGCGCACTTATATAAGTGA
- the folP gene encoding dihydropteroate synthase, which produces MVVDVDICGLKVGDRHPVHIMGVMNLSRESFYKGSVVKGDALLDVAQKMIDEGATILDLGARSTWPLADPISREEERNRLLPALDALAGNVDAVISVDTMFSDLAEAALNKGADVINDVSGFAIDEKMVDVVADFSCPTVVMASKKVPGDVLGMDEVMQSLANILQISEDKGIDTDRVILDPAIGKWIPEKIPMYDFETFDRFERLKTFNKPILAALSRKSCIGEVLDKPAEDRLYGSLAATAIAVQKGAHIIRTHDVAPTLDAVKVAAAIRGNPPVEIDGEREVQMLEIADPDDSVRLMQSLGVTSTGAQIMKNKTVMFNLLVKNVTTTEALIIKQEILARGGDAALERNAVSHETEKTDLVVMGTLLQLKKLAEKLQGQARGLPKIAEMIDAVLREYNDIEYRYQ; this is translated from the coding sequence ATGGTCGTTGATGTTGACATATGCGGACTGAAGGTTGGGGACAGGCATCCTGTCCATATCATGGGAGTAATGAACCTAAGCCGCGAATCTTTTTACAAAGGGTCAGTTGTCAAAGGCGATGCCTTGCTGGATGTTGCCCAGAAAATGATTGATGAGGGAGCAACCATTCTGGATCTTGGGGCACGTTCCACATGGCCTCTTGCAGATCCAATTTCAAGGGAGGAAGAACGTAATCGTTTGCTACCAGCCCTTGATGCACTTGCTGGTAATGTTGATGCGGTTATTTCCGTAGATACCATGTTTTCTGATCTCGCGGAAGCAGCCCTGAATAAAGGTGCTGATGTAATTAATGATGTTTCCGGATTTGCCATCGATGAAAAAATGGTTGACGTTGTAGCGGATTTCAGCTGTCCGACTGTTGTAATGGCATCCAAAAAAGTTCCCGGGGATGTTCTCGGAATGGATGAAGTGATGCAATCTCTGGCGAATATTCTCCAGATAAGTGAGGATAAGGGGATTGACACTGACAGGGTAATCCTTGATCCGGCCATCGGGAAATGGATTCCTGAAAAAATCCCTATGTACGATTTTGAAACATTTGATCGTTTTGAGCGACTCAAAACTTTCAACAAACCGATTCTGGCAGCTCTTTCACGTAAATCCTGTATAGGTGAAGTCCTGGATAAACCTGCAGAAGACAGACTCTACGGAAGTCTTGCAGCTACTGCCATTGCAGTCCAGAAAGGCGCTCACATTATTCGCACTCACGATGTGGCTCCAACCCTTGATGCTGTCAAAGTGGCAGCTGCAATTCGAGGAAACCCTCCTGTGGAAATTGACGGTGAACGGGAAGTGCAGATGCTGGAAATAGCAGATCCTGATGATTCCGTGAGGTTGATGCAGTCCCTGGGCGTTACTTCCACGGGTGCGCAAATAATGAAAAACAAGACTGTGATGTTCAATTTACTTGTCAAAAACGTAACTACGACTGAAGCTCTCATTATCAAACAGGAAATCCTCGCAAGAGGCGGGGATGCAGCTCTTGAAAGAAATGCTGTATCCCATGAAACCGAGAAGACGGATCTCGTTGTGATGGGGACCCTGCTGCAGCTCAAAAAACTGGCAGAGAAGCTTCAGGGGCAAGCACGTGGTCTTCCAAAGATTGCGGAAATGATTGATGCAGTTCTTCGGGAATACAATGATATAGAATACCGTTACCAGTGA
- a CDS encoding methylenetetrahydrofolate reductase C-terminal domain-containing protein, whose product MIISSSKPFEEILSMLDDAGKIFVIGCGVCATKLHVGGEPEVEDMCRKLREAGKDVIGGTVTKAACSVKSLDYLLDLDPKIKDADSLLIMSCGSGLSIIASVTDAEVHPATNTDSLGGISCGDVKEEQCVMCGDCIADFFGGICPTARCPKGLLNGPCGGSMDGKCEVDPEKDCVWELIYIKLRDTNRLDLLDRMFEPKEYDA is encoded by the coding sequence ATGATAATTTCTTCTTCCAAACCATTCGAGGAAATTCTTTCCATGCTGGATGATGCCGGCAAAATCTTTGTTATAGGATGCGGAGTCTGTGCCACAAAACTCCATGTCGGCGGGGAGCCTGAAGTAGAGGATATGTGCCGCAAACTCAGGGAGGCAGGCAAGGATGTTATTGGTGGAACTGTCACAAAAGCGGCATGCAGCGTAAAGTCACTGGATTATCTTCTGGACCTTGATCCAAAGATTAAAGATGCTGATTCCCTTCTCATAATGTCCTGCGGAAGCGGGCTTTCCATAATTGCCTCAGTTACGGATGCGGAAGTTCATCCTGCTACAAACACGGATTCTCTTGGCGGGATCTCCTGTGGGGATGTAAAGGAAGAACAGTGTGTGATGTGCGGAGACTGTATTGCGGACTTTTTCGGGGGAATCTGCCCCACAGCCCGGTGTCCCAAGGGTTTGCTGAATGGCCCCTGCGGCGGTTCAATGGATGGCAAATGCGAGGTTGATCCCGAAAAAGATTGTGTGTGGGAATTAATTTACATCAAGCTTAGGGATACTAATCGGTTGGATTTGCTGGATAGGATGTTTGAGCCGAAGGAATATGATGCTTGA